In Bradyrhizobium sp. WBOS07, the genomic window GAGATGTTGCGCACGGCGGACAGCGTCGCGCCCTGCCGCTCGCGCAGGACCGGATTGACCTCGACCATGTGGATATGGAGCGCCTGGTACAGCGGCGGCAGCACGCGGAGCGCGCGCAGGGCGTCGGCCATCATGGTGCCGCGGCCGGGGCCGAGCTCGATCAGCCGCAGGAATTGCGGCGAGCCCATCTGCTTCCACACCGAGGCGGTCCACAACCCCAAGAGCTCGCCGAACATCTGGCTGACCTCGGGCGCGGTGGTGAAGTCGCCTTCACGGCCGAGCGGATCGCGCGAGACGTAATAGCCATGGCGCGGATGCATCAGGCACAGTTCCATGTAGCGCCAGACCGGCATCGGGCCCGACGCCTTGATCAGCGCCTTGATCTCGTCGAGTAGCGGCTGGTCGGTCACGGCGTACTTTCTCGAAATGAATTAACGAATGGCCTGGGCGGGCTGCGGCGCACCGCGCCTGACTGCCAATACAATAAGTATGAGGCCAACGATAAGCATCGGGATCGACAGCAGCATGCCCATGGTTAACCCGCCCCAGAGGAAACCAAGCTGTGCGTCCGGTTCGCGGAAATGCTCGCCGGCGATGCGGGCCAGGCCGTAGATCAGGATGAAGGCGCCGAGGATCATGCCGGGCCGCTTCAGGGCACCGAAGCGGATCATGACCGCGAGCACGGTGAACAGCAGGATGCCTTCCATGCCGGCCTGGTAGAGCTGGCTCGGATGGCGCGGCAGCTGCGTCGGATCGTTCGGGAAGATCATGGCCCAGGGCAGGCTCGCATCGGTGACGCGGCCCCACAATTCGCCATTGATGAAATTGGCGATCCGCCCGAGCAGCAGCCCGACCGGCGCGACCGCTGTGGTGATGTCGCCGAGCGACAGGATCGGGATCTTGTTGCGATGGGCAAACCACATCACCGCGACGACGCAGCCGAGGAAGCCACCATGGAAGGACATGCCGCCCTCCCATAGCCTGAAGATCGCGGCGGGATGATCGATGAAGAAGGGCAGGTTGTAGAACAGCACGTAGCCGGTGCGGCCGCCGAGGATGATGCCGAGCGTCACCCAGAGGATGAAGTCGTCGATCTGCACCAGCGAGATCGGCGCCGGGCCGCCCCACAGGCGCTCGTTCTTCAGCAGCGAGCGCGCATAGAGCCAGCCGAACACGATGCCGCAGATATAGGCCAGCGCATACCAGCGGATCGCGAACGGGCCGATCTCGAGCGCGATCGGCGTGAAGGCGGGGAAGTCGATCAGAAGAAGCTGCATCGCGCCTTCAATGTCCAAGCGAAATCGCGGCGGTCGGCGCCTTCAGACGCCCTGTGATTCTTCTTATGCAGGGACGTCGAGGACGATTGCAAGGACACCGGGTCATGACAAGGTTACCACCCCGCGGCTCTTGAACCGTTCCGTTCGGATTGCCATTGTGTTTCGGAGAGTTCGCGCAAAGTTTATCGGAGGCCCGCCATGACCCAGACCAACAACCGGTTTTTCGACGAGATCGGCCGCCTGATGAACGACGCCGCCGGGGCCGCTCAGGGCGTCAAGCGCGAGTTCGACACGGTGATGCGGACCCAGGCGGAGAAATTCCTGCGCGACATGGATCTGGTCAAGCGCGAGGAGTTCGAGGCGGTCAAGGACATGGCGCGCCTGGCGCGCGAGGAGAACGAGGCGCTGAAAGCGCGCATCGCGGCGCTGGAAGCCAAGCTCGGCGGGTGACGACGGTCCCGTAGCCCGGATGGAGCGGTAGCGAAATCCGGGAGGGTCGTCCCGCAAGGTGAGAGCCCCGGATTGCGCTGCGCTCCATCCGGGCTACTCCGTGCGGGCCGGCAGCCCATTCTCCTTGTCATTTCCGCAGCTTCCGGGTAAAAGCCCGCCACGTTCGTGGCCCCCGCACCCCTGGAGGCTTGCTGCGAGCTATGCCATGGGCCGCGCTGCGGCCCATTAACTTTTGCCAAAACAAGGACTTAACGACATGGCGACGACCGTCAAGGAATTGAAGGCGACCGCACGTCCGAAGAGCGGCAAGGGGGCCGCCCGGGCTGAGCGTCGCGCCGGGCGCGTGCCCGGAGTGATCTATGGCAACAACCAGCCCCCGGTGACGATCTCGATCGAAGATCGCGAACTGCGCCAGCGCATCCTCGCCGGCCGGTTCCTGACCACGCTGGTTGACATCGATCTCGAGGGCAAGAAGCACCGCGTGATCCCGCGCGACTATCACCTAGACCCGGTCAAGGACTTCCCGATCCATGTCGACTTCATGCGGCTCGGCGAAGGCGCCACCATCCGCATCAGCGTGCCCTTGCACGTGGTGAAGGCGGAAAGCTCCCCGGGCGTGAAGCGCGGCGGCACCGTCAACATCGTCGCCCACGCGATCGAGCTCGAATGCGGCGTCGAGAGCATTCCGCAGTACATCGAGGCCGACGTCGGCGCGCTCGAAATCGGTCACTCGCTGCATCTGTCCGACGTCAAGCTGCCGGCCGGCGTGAAGGCGCTGACCCGCGAGGACGCGACCCTCGTCACCATCGTGCCGCCGTCCGGCTACGCCGAAGAGCAGAAGGCCGCGGCTGCGGCTGCGGCTCCGGGCGCTGCTGCGGCGGCTCCGGCCGCTGGCGCCGCGGCTCCGGCTGCGGGCGCTGCTGCACCTGCCGCCGCTGCCAAGGCTCCCGCCGGCGGCGACAAGAAGAAGTAATCTCTCAGATGAGCTGGCGCGCGGTCCCTGATCGCGCGCTGGCTGAGGGGCGCGCCGCGTCATGCGACTCTTTGTTGGGCTCGGCAATCCCGGCGCGAAATACGCACGTAACCGGCACAATATCGGCTTCATGGCCGTCGACGAGATCGCGCGGCGTCATGGCTTTGCGCCCTGGCGCCGCAGGTTTCAGGGCGAGACGTCGGAAGGCACGCTCGGACCTGAGCGCGTGATCCTGCTCAAGCCGACGACCTACATGAACGAGTCCGGCCGCAGCGTTCAGGAGGCGGCGAGCTTCTTCAAGATCGCGCCCGGCGACGTCACGGTGTTCCATGACGAGCTCGAGCTGCCGCCGGGCAAGGTGCGGGTGAAGATCGGCGGCGGCATCGCCGGCCACAACGGCCTGCGGTCGATCTCGGCGCATATCGGCAACGACTATCGCCGCGTGCGCCTCGGCATTGGTCATCCCGGCGTCAAGGAGCTGGTGCACGGCCACGTGCTGTCGGACTTCGCCAAGGCCGACAACGAATGGGTGGCGACGCTGTGCGACGCCGTCGCCGAGCACGCCGCACTGCTTGCCAAGGGCACGGACGCGACCTTCGCCAACAGGGTGCATCTGGCCATGCAGGCCAAGGGTTTTTTGACCAAGGACGACAACGGCAAGGAATAGGGTCGCCGTTTTCTCCGTCATGCCCGGACAGAAGCGCGTCTTCGCGCTAGATGTTCCGGGCATCCACGTTCTTCATTCCGCGCGTCAAGGCGTGGATGGCCGGGACGAAGCCCGGCCATGACGAATACGGATAGAGGATACCATGGGATTCAAATGCGGGATCGTCGGATTGCCCAATGTCGGCAAGTCGACCTTGTTCAACGCGCTGACCGAGACGGCCGCGGCGCAGGCCGCGAACTATCCGTTCTGCACAATCGAGCCGAATGTCGGCGAGGTCGCGGTGCCGGATCCGCGGCTGGAGAAGCTCGCCGCCATCGCCAAGTCCGGCCAGATCATCCCGACCCGGCTGACCTTCGTCGACATCGCGGGCCTGGTCCGCGGCGCCTCCAAGGGCGAAGGCCTCGGCAACCAGTTCCTCGCCAACATCCGCGAGGTCGACGCCATCGCGCATGTAGTGCGCTGCTTTGAAGACTCCGACATCACCCATGTCGAGGGCAAGATCGCCCCGCTCGCCGACATCGAGACCATCGAGACCGAGCTGATGCTCGCCGACCTCGACAGCCTCGAGAAGCGCGTCGACAACCTCACCAAGAAGGCCAAGGGCAACGACAAGGACGCCAAGGAGCAGCTCGACCTGGTCAACCGCACCCTGGTGCTGCTGCGCGAGGGCAAGCCCGCGCGTCTCGTCGAGCGCAAGCCGGAGGAGGAGCGCGCCTTCGCCATGCTCGGCCTGCTGTCCTCCAAGCCCGTGCTTTACGTCTGCAACGTCGAGGAAGGCTCGGCTGCATCAGGCAACGCCTTCTCCAAGGCGGTCGAGGAGCAGGCGGCCAAGGAAGGCGCGGTCGCCGTCGTCATCTCCGCCAAGATCGAATCCGAGATCGCCACCATCTCGCGCGAGGAGCGCGCCGAGTTCCTGGAGACGTTGGGCC contains:
- the pth gene encoding aminoacyl-tRNA hydrolase, whose protein sequence is MRLFVGLGNPGAKYARNRHNIGFMAVDEIARRHGFAPWRRRFQGETSEGTLGPERVILLKPTTYMNESGRSVQEAASFFKIAPGDVTVFHDELELPPGKVRVKIGGGIAGHNGLRSISAHIGNDYRRVRLGIGHPGVKELVHGHVLSDFAKADNEWVATLCDAVAEHAALLAKGTDATFANRVHLAMQAKGFLTKDDNGKE
- the lgt gene encoding prolipoprotein diacylglyceryl transferase, whose protein sequence is MQLLLIDFPAFTPIALEIGPFAIRWYALAYICGIVFGWLYARSLLKNERLWGGPAPISLVQIDDFILWVTLGIILGGRTGYVLFYNLPFFIDHPAAIFRLWEGGMSFHGGFLGCVVAVMWFAHRNKIPILSLGDITTAVAPVGLLLGRIANFINGELWGRVTDASLPWAMIFPNDPTQLPRHPSQLYQAGMEGILLFTVLAVMIRFGALKRPGMILGAFILIYGLARIAGEHFREPDAQLGFLWGGLTMGMLLSIPMLIVGLILIVLAVRRGAPQPAQAIR
- a CDS encoding accessory factor UbiK family protein, with the protein product MTQTNNRFFDEIGRLMNDAAGAAQGVKREFDTVMRTQAEKFLRDMDLVKREEFEAVKDMARLAREENEALKARIAALEAKLGG
- the ychF gene encoding redox-regulated ATPase YchF, with translation MGFKCGIVGLPNVGKSTLFNALTETAAAQAANYPFCTIEPNVGEVAVPDPRLEKLAAIAKSGQIIPTRLTFVDIAGLVRGASKGEGLGNQFLANIREVDAIAHVVRCFEDSDITHVEGKIAPLADIETIETELMLADLDSLEKRVDNLTKKAKGNDKDAKEQLDLVNRTLVLLREGKPARLVERKPEEERAFAMLGLLSSKPVLYVCNVEEGSAASGNAFSKAVEEQAAKEGAVAVVISAKIESEIATISREERAEFLETLGLEEAGLDRLIRAGYTLLDLITYFTVGPKEARAWTIHRGTKAPAAAGVIHTDFEKGFIRAETIAYEDYVALGGEAGARDAGKLRLEGKDYVVADGDVMHFRFNT
- a CDS encoding 50S ribosomal protein L25/general stress protein Ctc; the protein is MATTVKELKATARPKSGKGAARAERRAGRVPGVIYGNNQPPVTISIEDRELRQRILAGRFLTTLVDIDLEGKKHRVIPRDYHLDPVKDFPIHVDFMRLGEGATIRISVPLHVVKAESSPGVKRGGTVNIVAHAIELECGVESIPQYIEADVGALEIGHSLHLSDVKLPAGVKALTREDATLVTIVPPSGYAEEQKAAAAAAAPGAAAAAPAAGAAAPAAGAAAPAAAAKAPAGGDKKK